From Gimesia panareensis, the proteins below share one genomic window:
- a CDS encoding glycosyltransferase family 2 protein: MIPVLNESESLPQLYQEICETSQQHQIDLEIIFIDDGSKDASWELISQLAKQDDRVSGIRFRRNFAKAAALTAGMRAARGSVIMMMDADLQDNPKEIPRFLDKLNEGYDVVNGWKERRLDPWHKVYPSKVFNWMIWKLTGLKLHDHNCGFKLFRKEVAAEIRIYGELHRFIAVLADARGFKVTEIPVHHRERQHGYSKYGMRRFLRGFLDLLTVRFLTGYGQRPQHMLGAIGLTCLSLGFLGLGYLGVVWILTNLFGLGLGPIGNRPLLAYSVAATILGAQAISLGLLAELIVAYTGRHQDTYSISERTETASQNEQEIIV; the protein is encoded by the coding sequence ATGATTCCGGTATTGAATGAATCGGAAAGTCTGCCACAACTCTACCAGGAGATCTGTGAAACCAGTCAGCAGCATCAGATCGATCTGGAGATCATCTTCATCGACGATGGCTCGAAAGATGCGTCCTGGGAACTGATTTCCCAGTTGGCAAAGCAAGACGATCGTGTCTCCGGGATTCGTTTCCGCCGGAATTTCGCCAAAGCAGCCGCGCTCACAGCAGGGATGCGGGCCGCCCGCGGTTCGGTGATCATGATGATGGACGCCGACCTGCAGGATAATCCGAAAGAGATTCCCCGTTTCCTTGACAAACTGAACGAGGGTTACGATGTCGTCAATGGCTGGAAGGAACGCCGCCTTGATCCCTGGCATAAAGTGTATCCGAGTAAAGTCTTTAACTGGATGATCTGGAAGCTGACGGGCCTCAAACTGCACGACCATAACTGTGGCTTCAAACTCTTTCGCAAAGAGGTCGCCGCGGAGATTCGCATCTATGGTGAACTGCACCGTTTCATTGCCGTCCTCGCTGATGCCCGTGGATTTAAAGTGACCGAAATTCCCGTCCATCATCGCGAGCGACAGCACGGCTATTCCAAGTATGGCATGCGACGTTTCCTCCGCGGGTTTCTCGACCTGCTCACCGTTCGGTTCCTGACCGGCTATGGACAGCGGCCGCAACACATGCTGGGAGCCATCGGGCTGACCTGTCTGTCGCTCGGTTTTCTGGGCTTGGGCTATCTGGGCGTGGTCTGGATTTTAACCAATCTCTTTGGCCTGGGCCTCGGACCGATCGGAAATCGTCCGTTGCTCGCCTATTCCGTCGCTGCAACCATTCTGGGAGCACAGGCCATCAGCCTGGGCTTACTGGCGGAACTGATCGTCGCGTATACCGGACGCCATCAGGATACTTACAGCATCTCCGAGCGGACGGAGACCGCCTCTCAGAACGAGCAGGAGATCATTGTCTGA
- a CDS encoding MBL fold metallo-hydrolase RNA specificity domain-containing protein, whose protein sequence is MKITFLGAAGEVTGSQHLIETDQRRILLDCGLFQGHRAESYRKNSHFACQPESLDAVFLSHGHMDHCGNIPRLYNQGFRGPVFCTSATADIAEIMLKDSARIQDEDARYLARKLHDKHPPIEPLYDEEDVRRVMKQFERLDYHEWHELGDDLKVRLLDAGHILGSAIIEMKIKDQGEWRHLVFTGDLGRRDLPLLRDPEPIEGCEILISESTYGNRVHEKASDIKEELHQILDEAYRVEGRVIIPAFSLGRTQQIIYYLNDLYNENRLPHMPIFVDSPLSTRLVSVYRHHLQDMDQDVSEVMQEDKDPFGFSLLDYVSTRQQSIELNKREGAFVVIAGSGMCENGRIRHHLKNGLEHVENTVVLMGYQAENTLGRRLQQRDPKVKIFDRYYHVKAKVVQLSGLSGHADVEDFKWWYETSAKRGNIGQVFLVHGEPESAAALAALIRDECDEEPIIPQYKQSFEV, encoded by the coding sequence ATGAAAATAACGTTCCTCGGTGCCGCCGGTGAAGTGACCGGCAGCCAGCATTTGATCGAGACAGACCAGAGACGGATTTTACTGGACTGTGGCCTGTTTCAGGGACATCGGGCAGAATCGTATCGGAAAAACAGCCACTTTGCCTGCCAGCCTGAATCCCTGGATGCCGTCTTTCTCTCGCATGGTCACATGGACCATTGTGGCAATATTCCCCGGCTGTACAACCAGGGTTTTCGGGGACCCGTCTTCTGCACGTCTGCGACAGCGGACATCGCAGAGATCATGCTCAAGGACAGCGCCCGCATTCAAGACGAAGACGCTCGTTACCTGGCCCGTAAACTGCATGACAAACATCCGCCCATCGAACCCCTCTACGACGAAGAGGATGTGCGGCGGGTCATGAAGCAGTTCGAACGCCTGGATTATCACGAATGGCATGAACTGGGTGATGACCTGAAAGTTCGTCTGCTGGATGCTGGTCATATTCTGGGATCCGCGATCATCGAAATGAAGATTAAGGATCAGGGAGAGTGGCGGCATCTGGTCTTCACCGGTGATCTGGGACGCCGCGATTTACCCCTGCTCAGAGATCCGGAGCCGATCGAAGGCTGTGAGATCCTGATCTCGGAAAGTACCTACGGGAATCGGGTCCACGAAAAAGCGTCGGATATCAAAGAGGAACTGCATCAGATCCTCGATGAAGCCTATCGCGTGGAAGGGCGGGTGATCATTCCCGCTTTCAGCCTGGGACGCACACAGCAGATCATTTACTATCTGAACGACCTGTATAACGAAAACCGTCTGCCCCACATGCCGATTTTTGTCGACAGCCCCCTCTCCACGCGGCTGGTTTCCGTCTACCGCCATCATCTTCAGGATATGGATCAGGACGTGAGTGAGGTCATGCAGGAGGATAAGGATCCCTTCGGCTTCTCACTGCTGGATTATGTCTCGACCCGGCAGCAGAGTATCGAGCTCAATAAACGCGAAGGGGCTTTCGTCGTCATTGCGGGGAGCGGGATGTGTGAAAATGGTCGCATCCGCCATCACCTGAAGAACGGCCTCGAACATGTGGAAAATACGGTGGTCCTGATGGGTTACCAGGCAGAGAATACGTTGGGCCGCCGCTTGCAGCAGCGCGATCCCAAAGTGAAAATCTTCGATCGTTATTACCACGTCAAAGCCAAGGTGGTTCAGCTGAGTGGACTCTCAGGCCATGCGGACGTCGAAGACTTTAAGTGGTGGTATGAAACGTCCGCGAAACGGGGGAACATCGGCCAGGTCTTCCTGGTGCATGGCGAGCCGGAATCCGCGGCTGCTCTGGCCGCGTTGATTCGAGATGAGTGTGACGAGGAACCGATTATCCCGCAATACAAGCAGTCTTTTGAAGTCTAG
- a CDS encoding ASCH domain-containing protein, whose amino-acid sequence MAKRIKHPDKSLPALGIRQPWAELIMRGSKTIELRSSQTKIRGPIYIYASKNLAKTPHAIQAAEDMEIETETLPTGVLIGTVEIVDSFPATEEHVDASGVPAALLKGKFGWKLANPRRIKSPLVPEYLPYGVWFYPYLRKQTGTRQKQ is encoded by the coding sequence ATGGCAAAACGGATCAAACATCCCGACAAGAGTCTTCCCGCTCTGGGAATTCGACAACCCTGGGCGGAGCTCATCATGCGTGGGAGCAAAACCATCGAACTCCGTTCCAGCCAGACAAAGATCCGCGGGCCGATCTACATTTACGCCTCGAAAAATCTGGCGAAAACACCACACGCCATCCAGGCGGCCGAAGACATGGAGATCGAGACAGAAACGCTGCCAACAGGCGTCCTGATCGGCACCGTCGAAATCGTTGATTCCTTCCCGGCGACTGAAGAGCATGTTGATGCCTCAGGTGTACCAGCTGCTCTGCTGAAAGGAAAGTTCGGCTGGAAACTGGCCAATCCCAGGCGGATCAAATCACCCCTCGTACCCGAATATCTGCCCTACGGCGTCTGGTTTTATCCCTATCTTCGTAAACAGACCGGGACCCGCCAGAAACAGTAA